One window from the genome of Fulvivirga lutea encodes:
- a CDS encoding O-methyltransferase, protein MSFLHQFKSLISYWLNEENEHSLHSPFVYDLYQKVIKKKPLAKSCYEKIEQVRTQFLNSDKEIELTDLGSKSTLKGSNKISTIASQGITKRKYCHFLDRLADYLEAKNIVELGTSLGINTLYLSCEASRKVTTFEGNPSLVAIAQAVFEGNKRNNVSTIEGDINDTLPKYLQQASGIDMVYFDANHTYEATMNYFKLIRKKCKDKACLVFDDIHRNAEMEKAWKDIKDDFEVTLSIDLFQFGLIFVDPEIRKQNHILTF, encoded by the coding sequence TTGTCTTTCCTACACCAATTCAAAAGTCTAATCTCCTATTGGCTTAACGAGGAAAATGAGCACTCATTGCATAGCCCATTTGTCTATGATTTATATCAAAAGGTAATTAAGAAAAAGCCATTAGCGAAAAGCTGCTATGAAAAAATCGAACAAGTGCGAACCCAATTTTTGAATAGTGACAAAGAAATTGAACTGACAGATCTAGGTTCTAAGTCAACACTTAAAGGTTCGAATAAAATATCAACCATAGCTTCGCAGGGAATCACTAAAAGAAAATACTGCCATTTTTTAGATCGGCTAGCAGATTATTTGGAAGCAAAAAACATTGTGGAGCTAGGCACTTCTTTAGGCATTAACACACTCTACCTAAGCTGCGAAGCATCTAGAAAAGTAACAACCTTTGAAGGTAATCCGTCTCTGGTAGCTATTGCTCAGGCTGTATTTGAAGGTAATAAGCGAAATAATGTATCTACTATTGAAGGAGATATTAATGATACCCTTCCCAAATATTTACAGCAGGCCTCAGGTATTGATATGGTTTATTTTGATGCCAACCACACCTATGAGGCTACGATGAACTATTTTAAGCTAATTCGAAAGAAATGTAAGGATAAGGCGTGTTTGGTATTTGATGACATTCACAGAAATGCTGAAATGGAAAAGGCCTGGAAGGATATAAAAGACGATTTCGAGGTAACGCTTAGCATTGATTTATTCCAGTTTGGGTTGATATTCGTTGATCCTGAAATAAGAAAACAAAATCACATTTTAACTTTTTAG